In the Streptomyces coeruleoprunus genome, CGCCCCGGACGAGGGTGCGGGTGCTCATGGGTCTCGGCCCCCTTGTGGGTTACGGGAGGGTGCGCAGGGCCTGTTCGAGGAGGGCGGCGCCTTCCTCGGCCTCGGCGACGGTGAGGGAGAGCGGCGGGGCGATGCGCAGGACGCTGGTGTCGTGGCCGCCGCCCTTGCCGATGAGGAGGCCGTTCTCGCGGGCGGCCTCCAGGACGGCCGCGGCGGCCTGCGGCTGGGCCGCGCCGGTGTCGGGGTGGGCGAGTTCGATGCCGATCATCAGGCCCCGGCCGCGTACCTCGCGTACGAGGTCGATGCCGGCGCCGATGGCGCGGAGCCGTTCGATGAGGAGGCCGCCGACGCGGCGGGCGTTGCCCTGGAGGTCGTGTTCCAGGAGGTAGGAGAGGTTGGCGAGGCCGGCGGCCATGGTGACCGGGGAGCCGCCGAAGGTGGAGATGGAGTTGGCGGTCAGGCAGTTCATGACCTCGGCGCGGGCCACGACGCCGCCGATCGACATGCCGTTGCCGATGCCCTTGGCGAAGGTCAGCATGTCGGGCGGACCGCTCGCGGCGTGGGCCTGCCAGCCCCAGAAGTGTTCGCCGGTACGGCCCCAGCCGGTCTGTACCTCGTCGCTGATCCACAGCACGCCGTGCCGGTTCAGGACCTCGCGGAACGCCGCGTACAGCCCGTCGGGCGGGGAGGTGAAGCCGCCGACGCCCTGGATGGGTTCGGCGATGAGGGCGGCGACGTCGCCGGTGTGGCCGAGCAGGTCCTCCAGGTCGGCGACGCACGCGGCGGTGAAGTCGGTGTCGGAGAGGTGGGCGAAGGGGCCCCGGCTGCGGACGGCGCCGTGCACGTAGAGGGTGCGCAGCGGGGAGAGACCGGTGGTGGACCAGACGCGGTTGCCGGTGACGGAGACGGCGGAGAAGGAGCGGCCGTGGTAGCTGTTGCGCATCGCCAGGATCTGGTTGGAGCGGCGGTACGCGGTGGCGAGGAGGAGCGCGGTGTCGTTGGCCTCGGTGCCGGAGGTGGTGAAGAAGACGCGCGCGTCGGGGATGCCGGAGAGCGCGGCGATGCGCTCGGCCAGCTCGATCATCGGGCGGTTGAGGTAGAGCGTGGACGAGTGGATGATCCGCCCGGCCTGTTCGCTGACGGCCTTGGTGACCTCCGGGAGGGCGTGGGCGGTCATGGTGGTGAGGATGCCGCCGAAGAAGTCGAGGTAGCGGTTGCCGTCGGCGTCCCAGACGTACCGGCCCTCGCCGTGGGTGATCTCGACGGGCCGGTCGTAGTAGAGGGCGAGCCAGTCGGGCAGGACGGCCTTGTGGCGCTCGTGGAGGTGGTTGCGGGCGGAGCGGTTCACGGCTGCACCAGCCCCTCGTACGCGTCGGGCCGCCGGTCGCGGTAGAAGGCCCACTGCTGCCGGACCTCGTCGATGAGGTCGAAGTCGAGGTCGCGGACGACGAGTTCCTCCTCCTTGTCGGAGGCGACCTCGCCGACGAAGCGGCCGCGGGGGTCGACGAAGTAGCTGGTGCCGTAGAAGTCGTTGTCGCCGTACTCCTCCTGGCCGACGCGGTTGATGGCGGCGACGTAGTACTCGTTGGCGACGGCCGCGGCGGGCTGCTCCAGCTGCCAGAGGTAGGACGACAGGCCGCGGTGTGTCGCGGACGGGTTGTAGACCAGTTCGGCGCCGTTCAGGCCGAGTTGGCGCCAGCCCTCGGGGAAGTGGCGGTCGTAGCAGATGTAGACGCCGACCTTGCCGACGGCGGTGTCGAAGACGGGCCAGCCGAGGTTGCCGGGTTTGAAGTAGTACTTCTCCCAGAAGCCCTTGACCTGCGGGATGTGGTGCTTGCGGTACTTGCCGAGGTAGGTGCCGTCGGCGTCGATGACGGCGGCGGTGTTGTAGTAGAAGCCCGCACCCTCGATCTCGAAGACCGGGACGACGATCACCATCCCCGTTTCGCGGGCGAGGTCCTGCATGCGGCGGACGGTCGGCCCGTCCGGCACGGGCTCGGCCCAGCGGTAGTGCTCCGGCTCCTGCACCTGGCAGAAGTAGGGGGCGTTGAACACCTCCTGGAAGCCGATCACCCGGGCGCCTTGCCGGGCCGCCTCACGGGCGTGCTCCTCATGCTTGGCGATCATCGATTCGGTGTCGCCTGTCCAGGTCGCCTGGACGAGTGCGGCGCGCACGGTACGGGACATGAGCTGCTCCTTCGACACGGCGTCACAGAGCCTCTACGCACGTAGAGCGATACGTAGAAGAGGAACGTAAGCCTCGTCACATCGCGGAGCAAGACCGCCGCCATTAACCGCCGGAGTCGATCATGTTTCGTACCCAAGTGGTCCACACCGGTCATCTTGTGTCGCTGTCCCGCCATCCCCGGTGGTCGCGCAGCAGCGTGGCCCTCACCTCAGGTCGTGACCAAGCCCGCCACGCGCAGCGCGTGGACCAGCGCGGGCTCCCGAGCCGGGTCCGCGGCCCGCGCGGCCGCCAGCACCTCGGGGACCAGCCGGTCCGGGGCGTACGCGGCGAACCGGGCCGCGTCCTCCGGCGAGCGCGCCTCGACGAACGCCGCCACGAGCGCCCTCGCCTCCGCCCCGCGCCCGTCGCCGTCGAGGGCCAGCACGGCCGCCACGGTCTCCTCGGTCGGGCGTGCCACGCCCTGGCGCAGCAGCTGCCGGGCGTCCGCTTCCCGGCCCGCCTCCGCGAGCGCCCCGGCGAGCGCCGCGAGCCGCCCGGACGGAAGGTAGGCGGCCTCCCACAGGAGGGTGGCCCAGTCGGCGTCGAGGCCGGCGCGGTGCAGTTCGGCGGCGAGCAGCGGCAGGCGGGGCGCGGGCCACTGGACGGCCTCGCAGAGCAGGGCGTGCGCCTCGCCGCCACGCCCCTCGGCGCGCAGCGAGAACAGGGCTGCGACGGTACGGTGCACGGCGTCGGCCGCGGCGCGGTCGGGTTGCTGCGGGGGCGCCTCCGCAGGGGCGTCCGGCGCCGGTGCGGGTGCGGGCTCGGGTTCTTCGGGGCCGCCGTCCCCGCCGAACCGCGCCCCGCGCGGGGCGACGACGGGCGCGTCGAGGCCCGGCAGCCCGCCCGGGACCCCCGCCGCCCCGCCGTCGTACCCTGCCCCGGCCGACTCGGTGTCGTCGTCGGCGGCCGCGTCCAGCCAGGCGTACCGGGCCCCGCGGGGCCGCCGCCTGCCGGGGACCGCGGCGCGCCCGCGTTGGCCGCGTACGCCGGACGCCTCGGACACGGGCCCAGGTGCGGGGCCGGGCCCCGGCACGGAGGCAGCGTCCGGCCCGGACGCCGGGGCCGCAGGCGCGGGCCCTGACTGCGGCCAAGGCTCAGGAGCGGACCGCCGCCAGGGCTGGGGCTCAGGATCGCGGTCGAGCCGGGGCCCAGGATCGCGTTCCGGCCAGGGCGCGGGCGCGGGCTCGGGCGCAGCCGCGTGCCAGGGCTCCCGCACCGGCGCGGCCCCAGCCCCGGACGCCCGCCCGGGCGCGAGCCCGGGCCCCGGCACGGAGGCAGCGTCCGGCCCGGACGCCGGGGCCGCAGGCGCGGGCCCTGACTGCGGCCAGGGCTCAGGAGCGGACCGCCGCCAGGGCTGGGGCTCGGGCACCGGCGCGGCTGCCGATGCGGGCGTCGGACCCGTCCCGTGGTCCGGCACAGGCCCAGGCGCGGAGCCGCGCCCGGGTGCCGCCGTGGCCGTACCCAAAGCGGCCAACCGCGCCCGGAGTTCCGCGACGCGGGCCGTGGCGCGGACATGGTCGTCGCGTAGCCAGGCCAGCTCATGGGCGAGCCGCTCCGCGTCCGCGGAGCCCTCGTGCGTGGCCCCCAGGAGGGCCACCAGCTCGCGGCTGCGCTCCGCCGCGCCGCCCTGCTCCCGGAGCATCACCTCCAGGCGGGCCCGCAGCGCGGCGTCGCCGCCCGGCCGCAGGTCGTGGGCGGCGGCCGCCGCCGTATGCAGCTGCCGGGCCCGTACGGTCCGCGCGCGGGCCTCGTCCTCGCCCCGCACGGCCGCGAAGTCCTGGAGCAGGGCCTCCACCACGTCCCAGGGCGGGATCTCGGCGCCCCGCAGACATGCGAGCATCCCGTCGGGGTCCCGGTGCCGGAACACCGCGTACCAGCCCCCGTCCTGGTCGAGGAGCGCGGCCAGCTCCCTCAGCCAGTGCGCGAACGCCTCGATGGTCCCGGCCGGTTGATGTTCCGTCATGTCCGCCCCTGCCCAGTGGATCCCGCCTGCGGTGCGTGAGGCATTCGACACCCGGCGTGTTACGGCCGGGCTACGAACTCTTTTCGCGCCGGAACCGCACGCGATCACGGCGCTACGCCTCGTGAGAGCAGCGACCGTACGGTCCCGGCCGTGACGGTCCGCGCCTACGGGCGTCCCGCCGGCCGGACGACCATCGCCGACCCGCCGCCGCGCCGGGTCCGCTCCGCGGCGGCGAGCCAGCGGCCGTCCGGGAGGCGCTGGACGCCGGTGGCCGCGCCGATCTCCGGGTTCTGGCGGAAGGCGTGCCCCAGGGCTTCGAGGCGCAGGCGGAGGGGGCTGTCGTAGAGGGCCGGTTCGAGGTCGGTGACGGGCTGGTTGCGCTGGCTGGCGCGGGGCGCGGCGATCGCGTCGACCAGGGGCAGGCCTCGGTCGAGGTGGCCCGTGAGGGTCTGGAGGACCGTGGTGATGATGGTGGCGCCGCCGGGTGAGCCGAGGGCGAGGACGGGGCGGTCGTGCCGGTCCAGGACGATCGTCGGGGACATGGAGGAGCGCGGGCGCTTGCCGGGGCCCGGGAGGTTCGGGTCGTGGACGGCCGGATGGGCCGGGGCGAAGGAGAAGTCGGTCAGCTCGTTGTTGAGGAGGAACCCCCGGCCGGGCACCGTGATGCCGCTGCCGCCGGTCGACTCGATGGTCAGCGTGTAGGCGACGACGTTGCCCCACTTGTCGGCGGCCGTCAGGTGCGTGGTGTTCTCGCCCTCGTACGTCGTCGGGGCCGCCGCCCCGGTCGTCGCGCACGGCACGGGGTGGCGCGGGTCGCCGGGGGCCAGCGGACTGGTGAGGGCGGCGTCGTCCTTGATCAGGCAGGCCCGGCCGTCCGCGAAGCGCTGCGACAGCAGCCCCGCGACCGGGACGTCCTCGAACGCCGGGTCGCCCACCCAGCGCCCCCGGTCCGCGAAGGCGACCCGGCTGGCCTCGATGAAGCGGTGCAGGTACGCCTCCTGGGAGAGGGTGGCGACGTCCGTGCCCTCCAGGATGTTCAGGGCCTCCCCCACGGTCGTGCCGCCCGACGAGGACGGGGCCATGCCGTAGACGTCGAGGCCCCGGTAGGACATCTTCGTCGGGCGGCGCCACACCGTCTCGTACGTGGCGAGGTCACGGATCGTCAGGTCGCCGGGGCGCACGCGGCGTGTGGCGCCCTCGCGCACCGGCGGGTTGCGGACGGTGCGGACGATGTCGTGGGCGATGTCCCCGCGGTAGAGCGCACGCGTGCCCTGCCGGCCCAACTTCTCGTAGGTCCGGGCGAGATCGGGGTTCTTCAGGACGGAGCCGACCACGGGCAGCTCGCCGCCGGGCAGGAACAGCTCGGCGCTGGCCGGGAAGTCCCGGAAGCGCTCCTCGTTGGCCCGGGTCTGCGCCCGGAACGTGGCGTCGACGACGAACCCGTCGCGGGCCAGTCGCTCGGCGGGCTTCAGCAGCTCCTTCAGGGACTTGGTGCCCCAGGCGTCGAGGGCCGCCTCCCAGGTCGCCGGGGTGCCGGGCGTGCCGACGCCGAGGCCGCTGGTCATGCCCTCCGCGAACGGGATGGGGCTGCCGTTCTCCAGGAAGAGGGAGGCGTCCGCCGAGCGGGGCGCGGTCTCGCGGCCGTCGATGGTGCGGACCGTACGGCTGCGGGCGTCGTAGTGGACGAAGTAGCCGCCCCCGCCGATGCCGGCCGAGTACGGCTCGGTGACCCCGAGGGCCGCCGCCGTCGCCACGGCCGCGTCCACGGCGTTGCCGCCCGCGCGCAGCACCGCGATCCCGGCGGCCGACGCGTCGGCGTCCACGCTGGAGACGGCTCCGCCGAAGCCGACGGCGACGGGTTCCTTCACCGGCGCGGAAGCGGGCGCGGGCGTCGGCGGGGATGCCGGTGCGGGCGTCGGCGGCGCGGCCGCCCCGACCGCGAGCACCGTCGCGGCGACAGCGGCGAGCGAGACGTTCCGTGCGGTGGACCGACGCATCCGGATACCTCCAGTCAACGACCGTCCGCGCACTGTAACTTCACCGCGCGCCCCGTACCAGGACCCCGTCGAACACCGATGCGTGTCCCCGCTAGCATGCGCCCCCATGGACGAAGACCTGCGCAACCTCGTGCTCGGGGTGCTCGCCACCGGGATCAGCGCCTCGTTCGGCTGGCTCGCCCGCACCCTGCTCTGGCGCCGCAAGCTCCGCCGCAAGCAGGCCTTCTTCGGACTGCCGGGCGACTCGGAGTGCCTGCTGGTCGTCAACCGCGAGGCGGGGGGCGACGGGGTGCACCGCAACGACGTGTTCGCGCTGCTCGAACTGTCCGCGCTGATCCGCGACTGCGACGCGCACGCCCGCATCGTGCGGCACGACCGGGTTCAGCAGGGGCTGGGGGAACGTACGGAGTTCAGCCTGGGGGGTCCCTGCACCAATCTCCGTACGGCGGCCCATCTCCGTGCCCTTCTCCCCGGAGTGCGGGTGGAGGAGCAGCCCGGCACACTGCCGGACGTCTACCGGATCGGCTCGGAGGTGTACCGGGCGGAACGCGGCGAGTGCGAGTACGTCGTCCTCGCACGGCTCCGCGCCGGTGAGGGACGTCGGCCCGTCTTCCTGGTCTGCGGGCAGCGCGCCATCACGAACCAGGCCGCCACCCGCTATCTGGTCCGGCACCACGAGAAGCTCGCGCGCACGTACGGGCGCGGGCCCTTCGTCCTGCTGCTCAAGGTGGTCCACTCGGAGGCGTACGGGCCGGACGTCGTCGAGTTGGAGGCCGACGTGACGCGCGCGGCGCTGCGGCCGGGACCGGAGACCGCGTCGACGTCCGCGCAGGCACCGGAGGCCCCGGCACCGGTCGTCGGTCAGGACACCGAAGCGCCCTGACCGACGGCTCCGTACGGAGGATCAGGCGTCCGGGTTCTGGCCCGCCGACGCCTTCTTGACCCGGTCGATCTGGAGCTGGGCGAACTC is a window encoding:
- the ggt gene encoding gamma-glutamyltransferase — its product is MRRSTARNVSLAAVAATVLAVGAAAPPTPAPASPPTPAPASAPVKEPVAVGFGGAVSSVDADASAAGIAVLRAGGNAVDAAVATAAALGVTEPYSAGIGGGGYFVHYDARSRTVRTIDGRETAPRSADASLFLENGSPIPFAEGMTSGLGVGTPGTPATWEAALDAWGTKSLKELLKPAERLARDGFVVDATFRAQTRANEERFRDFPASAELFLPGGELPVVGSVLKNPDLARTYEKLGRQGTRALYRGDIAHDIVRTVRNPPVREGATRRVRPGDLTIRDLATYETVWRRPTKMSYRGLDVYGMAPSSSGGTTVGEALNILEGTDVATLSQEAYLHRFIEASRVAFADRGRWVGDPAFEDVPVAGLLSQRFADGRACLIKDDAALTSPLAPGDPRHPVPCATTGAAAPTTYEGENTTHLTAADKWGNVVAYTLTIESTGGSGITVPGRGFLLNNELTDFSFAPAHPAVHDPNLPGPGKRPRSSMSPTIVLDRHDRPVLALGSPGGATIITTVLQTLTGHLDRGLPLVDAIAAPRASQRNQPVTDLEPALYDSPLRLRLEALGHAFRQNPEIGAATGVQRLPDGRWLAAAERTRRGGGSAMVVRPAGRP
- a CDS encoding nitrilase-related carbon-nitrogen hydrolase, translated to MSRTVRAALVQATWTGDTESMIAKHEEHAREAARQGARVIGFQEVFNAPYFCQVQEPEHYRWAEPVPDGPTVRRMQDLARETGMVIVVPVFEIEGAGFYYNTAAVIDADGTYLGKYRKHHIPQVKGFWEKYYFKPGNLGWPVFDTAVGKVGVYICYDRHFPEGWRQLGLNGAELVYNPSATHRGLSSYLWQLEQPAAAVANEYYVAAINRVGQEEYGDNDFYGTSYFVDPRGRFVGEVASDKEEELVVRDLDFDLIDEVRQQWAFYRDRRPDAYEGLVQP
- a CDS encoding aspartate aminotransferase family protein; translated protein: MNRSARNHLHERHKAVLPDWLALYYDRPVEITHGEGRYVWDADGNRYLDFFGGILTTMTAHALPEVTKAVSEQAGRIIHSSTLYLNRPMIELAERIAALSGIPDARVFFTTSGTEANDTALLLATAYRRSNQILAMRNSYHGRSFSAVSVTGNRVWSTTGLSPLRTLYVHGAVRSRGPFAHLSDTDFTAACVADLEDLLGHTGDVAALIAEPIQGVGGFTSPPDGLYAAFREVLNRHGVLWISDEVQTGWGRTGEHFWGWQAHAASGPPDMLTFAKGIGNGMSIGGVVARAEVMNCLTANSISTFGGSPVTMAAGLANLSYLLEHDLQGNARRVGGLLIERLRAIGAGIDLVREVRGRGLMIGIELAHPDTGAAQPQAAAAVLEAARENGLLIGKGGGHDTSVLRIAPPLSLTVAEAEEGAALLEQALRTLP